DNA sequence from the Podospora pseudocomata strain CBS 415.72m chromosome 2 map unlocalized CBS415.72m_2.2, whole genome shotgun sequence genome:
CGAAgggaacaaaaaaaaaagacatgaATTAATCCGTATGTACTCTGTACTTTTGTACATGCTACATAGTGGTTTACTCAAAAAGAATTAACAACGCGCGtgagcctcctccccaataaaaaaaaaaccaaaaaaaacaagaaaaaactACCATCTTCTCTTATACCTAGactgagaagaagaaggaaagaaacCCCTGATTTCCCGCTCCCGGCCAATGACGGACCCATCATCATTAGCAGCATGTTCCATCAAAAACCCGTCATTAAGTCCCGCCTAACATCAATCACCagctaccaccaccaaaccaggGTCCTGTTTTTGCGTTGCTACAcgtcccccccaaccctaTTGGGGGTCTATTATAATGATCTCGTAAATCAACATTTCCACCGCCCACGCCCTTCGCTCATACAAAACCAACAGATTGCATGTTGAAAACGCTCTCCTCCACTCTTTCGCATTACGCCTTTTTTCCTTGACAAAACAGGCGCCAAAAAGTGCCAAACACAACCCAGTCAATCAGCGCTTCCGCAAACGCGGATTCTAATATTGGCATGCTTATTGAGCGGAAGGGGGGCTCTTTTGCATAAGAGAAacaccgacaccaacacccacaGCGATGATGATCAGGATCAAGATGGTAATacccaagcaccaccactTGAGCTTTCTCCGGTTGCGAGCGCTCTTGACAGCAGTCTGGATCTGGGTGTTGGCATTGCCGAGGTGGTCCGTCGTCTGCTCAGCCTTTTGAGCCACatcctcgatgatggcgcTCTGCTGGACGATCtgctggttgaggatgtcgagaAGGTCGACAAGGTCGTTGATGGACTGTTCAATCTTCATCATGTCGTTGTGGCGAGCGCGAACATTGCCGAGAACTTCCGAGGCGCGGCCAGAGCGGTTGGAGCGGAGGGCAGTCTGGAAGATACCCTCGTCACCCCAGTTGGCATCAGCGgcttgctgcagctcggCTTCGGTGGCGTTCTCGTTGACGATTCTGTACTGGCGCATGATCTGCTCGCGGCAGCGCTGTCTGTAggcttgctcctcctgcaaGAACTTTTGGATGGTGTCCTTGAAATCATTGTTGAGACTGTCGAACTGGCGCTTCTTCAGGGCAAAGGTGCCGTGCTCGGCTGTCGTCCGCTCCGTATCCCTCTTCAAAGACTGGATCTGGTCCTTGATGGCCGTGTTCTTGAGTTGCGATTTGGCGACCTCGgcgtcgagctcggcctGAGCATGGCCGTCAGTGCTGGACAAGGCAGCATGATGAAGAGATTCGACTCTGCGGATAATCTGGGTCAAGCCTTGAATTTCCTGGCGAATGGCCGACACGCGCTCGAGGAACTGGTTTTGGGTGAGGACGGTAGCTGATGAGCCGTactgttgctgaggaggatcatatggttgctgttgtggcgCGCCGTAGGGTTGTTGTCCGTAAGATTGTCCACCGTAGGGTTGTCCATACTGCTGTCCATATGATTGCATCTCATGTTGTTCCTGTCGACGGAAAGCGACGAGTTAGCATGTCAAACCCATGAATAGTAGTGCGCGCGCTTGGCGGTGACCGCAAAAAGAGCATCCGTGCCTCTATGAAAACAAGGCATATGACTTTCGGCGCTGTCCGGCCCATCCGCACCTGATACCGCGACGCGATTCAGAGAACTACTCACAGGTTGTCCGTATCCGCCGCCATATCCAGCTTCGGCCGAGGGGCCCTGGTTGTAAGGATTGTACGACATTGTAGCTGACGCAATTGCACCGCTTTCTGTTCAATTGATGTGTTTTGTCCTGGTCTCGTCGAAGGTTGCTGTAATGATATCTGTCGGGATCAATGCGATGGCGCGCGCTCCGCCGTTGTTCAACTTGCTTCCTTGAAAATTGACTGGAAGGAAGAAGTGGTAactggttgttggtggtttgtgaAGGCTCGGATTGATCCAATCTCCCCAGCTTGCGCTGCCTTGGCCTTCCCCGTCCAGTGCCTGCACGTTGCTGGCCAGTTGACGAGCACCCGAGTGGTCCGTTCAGGTGTGGCTGATGGCTTTTTGTCGCTGCACCTGGTCTCCACTTTGACAGTTGATGGACCCGCAAAtttcccttttctctctcagTTTTCAGGACGAGGTCCAAGCCGCCGCCCATACCAAACCCTTTTTGGTTCAGATGATGAACCCTGCGAGTCTTAGCCCCGTGCTTACGAGGCCTGCAGCGCGAGGCAgtgactttttttttttggttcttCTTGTTAAGGGTCTTTTCAGGGCACGAGACCTAGGATCGGCGAATATAAACGTACTGCATAGAAGACGATGTTAGAGAGCTTGGTTTGGAAAGGAGCTCATGTACGTAAGACACGGAGTACTTGAGCCCCTTTTTTCACAAGACGAAGCTGCTTAGCTGAAGCTTCGTCGTGGAGATAGCGGAGTCGAGCTCTTCCGTGTGTTCTGGACCATCCCGATAAAGCGGTCAAAACAAGGAAGGTATACTAGCTCACTTCTGTTCTCGGCAACCGTTGGACATCGTTTGTGGAATGGCAAGGCAACCTCCGAGACGGGCAGCGTGAGAGCTTCGAGCTCCTTCAATGACAACTGGTAGAAAGTCCTGTGCCTGGAAATTATTCCGGCCCATTTCTCTGTTGATACTTGCTCATTGAACTCCCATAATCTGCAGCATTGTCTCATCACCAGCCGTGTTACGCAATTATACCCGGATACCTACTAGGCACTTGCCCTCAGAAATAACATGTCGCTGTCCAGCTCTTCGGAATCATATGCAACGGCGGCAAACTTGATGGCGTCACCTGCAgcgaggctgaggctgatCTGCATGTCTCCCCACAATTGGTTGAAATGGTCCACTATCGCAGCTCTGGCTTTCCGTTTTTTAGATGGCAGTCACCGGGCACTGAAACAAAAGCGAGTGACCCAACGTCTTACATGAAGCTTCACATTTAAAACCGAGCCTTGTATGTGCTGGATCGCCCCCAGCACACTGCCCTTGAACCCCTTGATTATATAAGCAACCCGATTTTCCCTTCCATTAAACGCCCTGTCGCCATTACTCCTGCATCCACCCACTTCTTTGCACCGATTCTGCAACGTCCACCAACATCTGGGGTTTCCGTATTGCGCTGAGCCGTGTCTCGCCATAGAGGGatatccccctcccacccaagcGCCGACTTGTCGACGCAGCTCTTCGTGGTCTGCCAGATGTCCTCTAGCTGGCCTGACCGCGCTTCTTCATACGGGTGGTTGATCATCTTTCACCGTCCTTTCACTTAAAAACCAGGCCAAAAGTAACCCTATGCCACTCAGAAGTagttcttcttcctgctggTGCGAGTATACTGGCTTAGGTGCCATTCACTATCGGCATCCTTGTTCTCGAGTGTTcccatggtgatggagaaTGGTCGCATAGTGAACCGTGGGCCAACCTCGGAAAGTTCGACTGAGTCGTAACTTGTCCTCACATACACGTGATGACGGACCTCGATGCAGTCGTCTTGGTTCACGAAAGTAATAACTCTGTTGCCTGCGGCTTTGCTGGCAGTAACGTCTCGTGGCGGGAACAAATGCTTCAGGATCTTGACAATTCTCAGACCCAGTTTTGTTGTAAAGCCGTCGAAAATGAGGTGCGGGTAGGATTCTGATACCGTTCCCTTGATCGACCTTGGAATATCGGCTCTGAGTACAACATTGTGAAGGGAAGCCATCAATGTCGGCCCGTGGGGGAAATGGCTAATGGTCATGGCCGTGGGTGTACCACTACTTCGGGTTAGAAGACATTCAATTAAAGCCAGTAAACATAACTCACCGATGTTCGTGCAGCAAAATCACATCACTGAGCTTCTCGGCTTGCGCTGAGCGGACCAGTTCTGGCAGCACCAAATTACCACGATTCAGTCTGATGCCCGTGGGAAATAGTAATCGTATTTCCTTGCTGAAGGACATGAGTCTCGAGCTCTATAGAGAAAAGGTTAGTCTCACAATACAAGGATGACGGCAAATGACACTTACGGGGTCTCGAGAAGTAGTCACAAGAATGCGAGGGTCTAGAAGGAATATCAGCACCTGGCCATGTGCGCTTTCACCACCGACAGAAGAGAGCCATACCAACGACACCTGAAAGCTCGGAGTATTCATCATCTATATCGAGAGAATCATCCTCGGCGACGTCGCGCGACGCATCGTAGTCGTAGTCTTTGCGAAGTTGGGTATCTTTGGCGAGTTCTGGATCCAGCGGCTTGCCCGAAGCCAAGGCAGCTCTCAGCTTCGCCCTCTTCTCTGAAACTTCGGCATCGCGCAGAAGAACTGCTTTTCGGTAGAGATAGTCTCGCCTTTGCCTGGCTTGTTTGCGCTGAAGATACTTGTTAGATGGTGGATACGCGAGGTTCGGGGCAGCGACATCCAAGTACTGACAATCATTGTGAATGTTGTTGGTGTGACGCTTTAAtctggaggatggcgaaCGGCGCGCTGAGAGATATCGCTTTCAGAGTTTCGGGATCTGTAAATTTTGGCGTAGTTTGCTTGCTGAATGGCCAAAAGGGTTCTCGAAATGGCTTTTTGATGGAAGGTTACCACAGCGCTGGAGAAA
Encoded proteins:
- the IMP4 gene encoding snoRNA-binding rRNA-processing protein imp4 (EggNog:ENOG503NUMM; BUSCO:EOG09263LR1; COG:J); its protein translation is MIRKQARQRRDYLYRKAVLLRDAEVSEKRAKLRAALASGKPLDPELAKDTQLRKDYDYDASRDVAEDDSLDIDDEYSELSGVVDPRILVTTSRDPSSRLMSFSKEIRLLFPTGIRLNRGNLVLPELVRSAQAEKLSDVILLHEHRGTPTAMTISHFPHGPTLMASLHNVVLRADIPRSIKGTVSESYPHLIFDGFTTKLGLRIVKILKHLFPPRDVTASKAAGNRVITFVNQDDCIEVRHHVYVRTSYDSVELSEVGPRFTMRPFSITMGTLENKDADSEWHLSQYTRTSRKKNYF
- a CDS encoding uncharacterized protein (COG:U; EggNog:ENOG503NUNB) produces the protein MSYNPYNQGPSAEAGYGGGYGQPEQHEMQSYGQQYGQPYGGQSYGQQPYGAPQQQPYDPPQQQYGSSATVLTQNQFLERVSAIRQEIQGLTQIIRRVESLHHAALSSTDGHAQAELDAEVAKSQLKNTAIKDQIQSLKRDTERTTAEHGTFALKKRQFDSLNNDFKDTIQKFLQEEQAYRQRCREQIMRQYRIVNENATEAELQQAADANWGDEGIFQTALRSNRSGRASEVLGNVRARHNDMMKIEQSINDLVDLLDILNQQIVQQSAIIEDVAQKAEQTTDHLGNANTQIQTAVKSARNRRKLKWWCLGITILILIIIAVGVGVGVSLMQKSPPSAQ